From the Acidovorax carolinensis genome, one window contains:
- a CDS encoding nitroreductase family protein — protein sequence MTLVASPLRDASGAAPPAAADEGALVAMATALIQSRQTILPKRLGAPGPGAAELATILNAAAHAPDHGQLLPWRFVLVPEPARAPLAEVFAQALLERDPCATPEQCGQAREKAYRAPVLMLVVVDGERGDPDIDLAERLVSAGCAVQNMLLMATAQGYGSALTSGKALKAASLRALFGLAVSEQALCFISIGTVLSRKAVRARPVASAYVSTLDPDQGVVSGF from the coding sequence ATGACTCTCGTTGCCTCGCCCCTGCGTGACGCGTCCGGCGCAGCGCCCCCTGCCGCCGCGGACGAGGGCGCGTTGGTGGCCATGGCCACAGCGCTGATCCAGTCGCGCCAGACCATTTTGCCCAAGCGTCTGGGCGCGCCCGGTCCGGGGGCTGCCGAGCTGGCCACCATCCTGAACGCCGCGGCCCATGCGCCCGACCATGGGCAGTTGCTGCCCTGGCGCTTTGTGCTGGTGCCCGAGCCCGCACGCGCGCCGTTGGCCGAGGTGTTTGCCCAGGCGCTGCTGGAGCGCGACCCGTGCGCCACGCCCGAACAGTGCGGGCAGGCGCGCGAAAAAGCCTACCGTGCCCCGGTGCTGATGCTGGTGGTGGTGGATGGCGAGCGCGGCGACCCCGACATCGATCTGGCCGAGCGGCTGGTGTCCGCCGGCTGTGCCGTGCAGAACATGCTGCTGATGGCCACCGCGCAGGGCTATGGCTCGGCGCTGACCAGCGGCAAGGCCCTCAAGGCGGCCAGCCTGCGCGCGCTGTTTGGGCTGGCGGTCTCCGAGCAGGCCCTGTGTTTCATCAGCATCGGCACCGTGCTGTCGCGCAAAGCGGTGCGTGCGCGGCCCGTGGCAAGCGCCTATGTCAGCACGCTGGACCCGGACCAGGGCGTGGTGTCCGGGTTCTGA
- a CDS encoding ribonucleotide reductase subunit alpha, which produces MDVSSFDDLLQAARLQPEPQRLLFVFAAVELPDDATPAQRERFEAGQGGALVPLMCVDKTPQELPSFTALVEEARQFTAPGHDWAMVFAAALSGTLNQAPSSADAEAPLQRMVDAIKGGAHGAYIPFDRQGQPVRFG; this is translated from the coding sequence ATGGACGTTTCCAGTTTCGATGATCTGCTGCAAGCCGCGCGCCTGCAACCCGAACCCCAGCGCCTGTTGTTTGTGTTTGCCGCCGTCGAGTTGCCCGACGACGCCACGCCCGCCCAGCGCGAGCGTTTTGAAGCCGGGCAGGGCGGCGCCCTGGTACCGCTGATGTGTGTGGACAAGACACCGCAGGAACTGCCCTCGTTCACCGCGCTGGTGGAAGAGGCCCGCCAGTTCACCGCCCCGGGCCACGACTGGGCCATGGTGTTCGCGGCGGCCCTGTCTGGCACGCTGAACCAGGCCCCCAGCAGCGCCGATGCCGAGGCACCCCTGCAGCGCATGGTCGATGCCATCAAGGGCGGCGCGCATGGCGCCTATATTCCTTTTGACCGGCAGGGGCAGCCGGTCCGGTTCGGGTAG
- a CDS encoding hemerythrin domain-containing protein — protein MATPSALPGFHAPAVGFEQPFAMLEACHERVQRTLTLLQRLRAHVLENGADVPAQQAAHDVLRYFDIAAPLHHEDEELHVFPLLLAQGTPDVAELVARLQHDHICMTADWAAARLPLQALADGLQDGFSEADGAAFDCFVARYDRHIADEETVAYPAAQALLAAPALEAMGREMAQRRKVSPSARQ, from the coding sequence ATGGCCACCCCCTCGGCCCTGCCCGGTTTCCACGCGCCTGCCGTGGGGTTCGAGCAGCCCTTCGCCATGCTCGAGGCCTGCCACGAGCGCGTGCAGCGCACGCTCACCCTGCTGCAGCGGCTGCGCGCCCATGTGCTGGAAAACGGCGCGGATGTCCCTGCGCAGCAGGCGGCGCACGACGTGCTGCGCTACTTCGACATCGCGGCGCCGCTGCACCATGAAGACGAGGAACTGCATGTGTTTCCGCTGCTTCTGGCGCAAGGCACCCCCGACGTGGCTGAGCTGGTGGCGCGCCTGCAGCACGACCACATCTGCATGACCGCAGACTGGGCGGCTGCACGCCTGCCGCTGCAGGCCCTGGCCGATGGCTTGCAGGACGGGTTCAGCGAAGCCGATGGCGCAGCGTTCGACTGCTTTGTCGCCCGCTACGACCGCCACATCGCCGACGAAGAGACCGTGGCCTATCCTGCAGCGCAGGCTCTGCTGGCCGCCCCGGCACTGGAGGCCATGGGCCGCGAGATGGCGCAACGCCGCAAGGTGTCACCGTCAGCGCGACAGTGA
- a CDS encoding AbrB family transcriptional regulator, with translation MRNQLLFGARVALTLALSWAAAAACVALHTPVPWMIGPLLATSLLSIGGAPTESWAPLRNAGQWSIGASLGLYFTPQVVALVASLWWAIALGIVWALVLGWLFGAWLYRLHAPRMHGVPASMLRATSYFAGAIGAASEMTLLAERENARTDLVAASHSLRLLIVTVTIPFALQWSGLHGLDILLPTVRAVNWPGLALLALLTGAGALVMDRLRRANPWFMGALVVSMGLAMAGLTLSAVPQELVNAAQLVIGVSLGVRFRADFLHTAPRWLASVVVGTLVLMGVCALFAALLAWATGLPWVTLLLGTSPGGITEMAITAKVLQLGVPVVTAFQVCRLIAVLVLVEPLFRRIYPPAAA, from the coding sequence ATGCGTAATCAACTGCTTTTTGGCGCCCGTGTGGCCTTGACCCTGGCCCTGTCCTGGGCCGCCGCAGCCGCCTGTGTGGCGCTGCACACCCCGGTGCCCTGGATGATCGGCCCGCTGCTGGCCACCTCGTTGCTGTCGATCGGCGGTGCGCCCACCGAAAGCTGGGCCCCGCTGCGCAATGCCGGGCAGTGGTCGATTGGCGCCTCGCTGGGGCTTTATTTCACGCCGCAGGTGGTGGCGCTGGTGGCCAGCCTGTGGTGGGCCATTGCGCTGGGTATTGTCTGGGCGCTGGTGCTGGGCTGGCTGTTTGGTGCCTGGCTGTACCGGCTGCACGCGCCGCGCATGCATGGCGTGCCGGCGTCGATGCTGCGGGCCACCAGCTATTTTGCGGGGGCGATTGGCGCGGCGTCCGAAATGACGCTGCTGGCCGAGCGCGAAAACGCCCGCACCGACCTCGTGGCCGCCAGCCACAGCCTGCGCCTGCTGATCGTCACGGTGACCATTCCTTTTGCGCTGCAGTGGAGCGGCCTGCATGGCCTCGATATCCTGCTGCCCACGGTGCGCGCAGTGAACTGGCCGGGGCTGGCACTGCTGGCGCTCCTGACCGGGGCCGGAGCGCTGGTCATGGACCGGTTGCGTCGCGCCAACCCCTGGTTCATGGGCGCGCTGGTGGTCTCGATGGGGCTGGCCATGGCGGGCCTCACGCTGTCGGCGGTGCCACAGGAACTGGTCAACGCGGCGCAACTGGTGATTGGCGTGAGCCTGGGGGTGCGCTTTCGTGCCGACTTTCTGCACACCGCGCCGCGCTGGCTGGCGTCGGTGGTCGTGGGCACGCTGGTGCTGATGGGTGTGTGCGCCCTGTTTGCGGCGCTGCTGGCTTGGGCGACCGGCCTGCCCTGGGTGACATTGCTGCTGGGCACGTCGCCGGGGGGCATCACCGAAATGGCCATCACGGCCAAGGTGCTGCAGCTGGGCGTTCCGGTGGTGACGGCGTTTCAGGTGTGCCGGTTGATTGCGGTGCTGGTGCTGGTGGAGCCCTTGTTTCGGCGCATCTACCCGCCAGCGGCAGCTTGA
- a CDS encoding DUF3567 domain-containing protein, with product MQMLYDSDSFVVVHMLPDAVEQQGAPLHDTAPPAPQLARHGFEIVDKRSGKEVYLDGSWAEMFQQQILAWQRDTPTQEEVEDALDRYAGLAQNPVVVH from the coding sequence ATGCAAATGCTCTACGACTCTGACTCCTTTGTGGTGGTCCACATGCTGCCCGACGCCGTGGAGCAACAAGGCGCCCCGCTGCACGACACCGCGCCGCCCGCACCCCAACTGGCCCGCCACGGCTTTGAAATCGTGGACAAACGCTCGGGCAAAGAGGTCTATCTGGACGGCTCCTGGGCCGAGATGTTCCAACAACAGATCCTGGCCTGGCAGCGCGACACCCCGACCCAGGAAGAAGTGGAAGACGCCCTGGACCGCTATGCCGGTCTGGCACAGAACCCGGTGGTGGTGCACTGA
- a CDS encoding DUF3108 domain-containing protein, whose amino-acid sequence MPRRPLLVLTALVLALHWLVLQGMPMAWDGNPSAAPAAQVFSTRSIAPPPPPRPVAAPTAPPAPARPAAARKKPAAPPATQHPVQAAKATDTPALPDAPAPPETSGEPGDASTVAPAVDAPPISEAPDAVVAAAPQPPASAAAPAASTPEIPAPASGPDNNTGAGVDISPPGGEPGRPSSTAAPAVRLPAPVRLAFDVSGQAKKFNYNARAELLWQHDGSRYEARQEISAFLVGSRSQRSVGHVTPQGLQPERFADRSRSEQAAHFDHGQGRVTFSANTPQAAAGPGAQDRLSVFIQLGAMLAADPGRFVPGTQVTLTTVSARSADRWTFSIEGQETLDLPTGPLLAWKLQRLPRRDYDQKAELWLAPDLGYMPVRIRLTQANGDFADLRLRSSGPP is encoded by the coding sequence ATGCCACGCCGGCCTTTGCTTGTTCTGACGGCCCTGGTGCTGGCGCTGCACTGGCTGGTACTGCAAGGGATGCCCATGGCCTGGGATGGCAACCCGTCCGCAGCCCCCGCAGCGCAGGTTTTCAGCACGCGCAGCATTGCACCACCGCCGCCCCCACGCCCGGTAGCGGCGCCCACTGCACCGCCCGCGCCCGCCCGCCCCGCAGCCGCGCGCAAGAAGCCTGCCGCTCCCCCGGCGACGCAACACCCAGTCCAGGCAGCCAAGGCTACCGACACGCCAGCGCTGCCCGATGCCCCAGCGCCGCCTGAAACGTCTGGCGAGCCCGGTGACGCCTCAACCGTCGCCCCGGCGGTGGATGCGCCCCCCATTTCCGAGGCGCCTGACGCCGTCGTGGCCGCAGCCCCGCAGCCCCCGGCCAGCGCTGCGGCGCCCGCCGCGTCAACCCCTGAAATCCCCGCCCCCGCCTCGGGGCCCGACAACAACACAGGCGCGGGTGTGGACATCAGCCCCCCTGGCGGCGAACCAGGCCGCCCATCCAGCACGGCCGCGCCCGCCGTGCGCCTGCCCGCGCCGGTGCGCCTGGCGTTTGACGTGAGCGGACAAGCGAAAAAGTTCAACTACAACGCCCGCGCCGAACTACTGTGGCAGCACGACGGCAGCCGCTACGAAGCGCGCCAGGAAATCAGCGCTTTTCTGGTGGGCAGCCGCTCGCAGCGCAGCGTGGGCCATGTCACGCCGCAGGGATTGCAGCCCGAGCGCTTTGCCGACCGCTCGCGCAGCGAGCAGGCGGCCCATTTCGACCATGGCCAGGGCCGCGTCACCTTCAGCGCCAACACCCCGCAGGCGGCCGCCGGGCCCGGCGCGCAAGACCGGCTGAGCGTGTTCATCCAGCTCGGCGCGATGCTGGCGGCCGACCCCGGGCGGTTTGTGCCGGGCACCCAGGTCACGCTAACCACCGTCAGCGCCCGCAGCGCCGACCGGTGGACCTTCTCGATCGAAGGGCAGGAAACGCTGGACCTGCCCACCGGCCCCCTGCTGGCCTGGAAGCTGCAGCGCCTGCCGCGCCGCGACTACGACCAGAAAGCCGAACTGTGGCTGGCCCCCGACCTGGGCTACATGCCCGTGCGCATCCGCCTGACCCAGGCCAACGGCGACTTTGCCGACCTGCGCCTGCGCAGCAGCGGCCCGCCCTGA
- a CDS encoding fumarylacetoacetate hydrolase family protein yields the protein MKLATYKDGSRDGQLVVVSRDLGTAHYATGIASKLQQVLDDWNFLSPQLQDLYDQLNAGRARHAFPFDPQQCMAPLPRAYQWADGSAYINHVELVRKACNSEVPASFYTDPLMYQGGSDDFIGPCDDVVVPSEAMGIDFEAEIAVVTGDVKMGASPEQALDGIRLVMLANDVSLRNLIPAELAKGFGFFQAKPATAFSPVAVTLDELGDAWDHGRLNLVVQSTWNGRKVGMCDAGPEMTFHFGQLIAHVAKTRNVRAGSIIGSGTVSNKGVEQNGRTEWPRGYSCIAEKRCIETIQDGQPSTEFMKFGDTIRIEVKGPDGVSIFGAIDQAIAAPADA from the coding sequence ATGAAACTTGCCACCTACAAAGACGGCTCGCGCGACGGCCAGCTGGTTGTCGTCTCCCGCGACCTGGGCACAGCCCATTATGCGACCGGCATTGCCAGCAAACTCCAGCAGGTGCTGGACGACTGGAACTTCCTTTCGCCCCAGTTGCAGGACCTGTACGACCAGCTCAACGCAGGCCGCGCACGCCACGCCTTTCCTTTTGATCCGCAGCAATGCATGGCACCGCTGCCCCGGGCCTACCAGTGGGCGGATGGCTCTGCGTACATCAACCACGTCGAACTGGTGCGAAAAGCGTGCAACTCCGAAGTGCCGGCGAGTTTTTACACCGACCCCCTGATGTACCAGGGCGGCAGCGATGACTTCATCGGCCCCTGCGACGATGTGGTGGTGCCCAGCGAGGCCATGGGTATCGATTTCGAAGCCGAGATCGCCGTGGTCACCGGCGACGTGAAGATGGGTGCCAGCCCCGAGCAGGCGCTCGATGGCATCCGCCTCGTCATGCTGGCCAACGACGTGAGCCTGCGCAACCTCATTCCGGCCGAGCTGGCCAAGGGCTTCGGCTTTTTCCAAGCCAAGCCCGCCACCGCGTTCAGCCCCGTGGCCGTGACGCTGGATGAACTGGGTGATGCCTGGGACCACGGCCGGTTGAACCTCGTCGTGCAGTCCACCTGGAATGGCCGCAAGGTGGGCATGTGCGACGCCGGCCCGGAGATGACTTTCCACTTCGGCCAGCTCATCGCCCATGTGGCCAAGACGCGCAACGTGCGCGCCGGCTCCATCATCGGCAGCGGCACGGTCAGCAACAAGGGCGTGGAGCAGAACGGCCGCACCGAGTGGCCCCGGGGCTACAGCTGCATCGCCGAAAAGCGCTGCATCGAAACCATCCAGGACGGCCAGCCCAGCACGGAGTTCATGAAGTTCGGCGACACCATCCGCATCGAGGTCAAGGGACCCGACGGCGTCAGCATCTTCGGCGCCATCGACCAGGCCATCGCAGCGCCTGCGGACGCGTGA
- a CDS encoding TetR/AcrR family transcriptional regulator, which translates to MTEQQPPVKHHILRCGERLVAAKGFVGVGLAEILAAAGVPKGSFYHYFGSKERFGEALLAQYLERYLAQLDALLQPDDAGTPARARLMRYWSYWNMSQCGIATAGAPAEGCADEAAGAKCLIVKLSAEVADMSEPMRLALRRGTDDIVQRIDQCLRDCQTEGALPASANTAALALTLYELWLGASLLAKLRRDGSAFDHALHSTEQLLGAAAA; encoded by the coding sequence ATCACCGAACAGCAACCCCCCGTCAAGCACCACATCCTGCGCTGTGGCGAGCGCTTGGTTGCCGCCAAGGGCTTCGTCGGCGTCGGCCTGGCCGAGATTCTGGCGGCCGCGGGCGTGCCCAAGGGCTCGTTCTACCACTACTTCGGCAGCAAGGAGCGCTTTGGCGAAGCGCTGCTGGCGCAGTACCTGGAGCGCTACCTGGCGCAGCTCGATGCGCTGCTGCAGCCTGACGATGCCGGCACGCCGGCGCGGGCACGGCTGATGCGCTACTGGTCTTACTGGAATATGTCGCAGTGCGGTATAGCCACCGCCGGCGCGCCGGCCGAGGGTTGCGCCGACGAAGCTGCAGGCGCCAAATGCCTCATCGTCAAGCTCAGCGCCGAGGTGGCCGACATGTCCGAGCCCATGCGTCTGGCGCTGCGCCGTGGCACCGACGACATCGTGCAGCGCATCGACCAGTGCCTGCGCGATTGCCAGACCGAGGGCGCGCTGCCTGCCAGTGCCAACACTGCGGCGCTGGCGTTGACCTTGTACGAACTGTGGCTGGGCGCCAGCCTGCTGGCCAAGCTGCGGCGCGATGGCTCGGCGTTCGACCATGCGTTGCACAGCACCGAGCAGCTGCTGGGCGCGGCTGCGGCCTGA
- a CDS encoding iron-containing alcohol dehydrogenase, whose translation MLNFDFHNPTHIAFGKGRVADLATLVPAAAKVLILVGGASAEKTGTLAEVRAALGERQHATFSGIEPNPSYETSMKAVAQIREGGFDFLLAVGGGSVIDAVKFIAAAVRFEGDDAWAILEKRGRNITQAVPFGAVLTLPATGSEMNNGGVITHRGKGAKLAFSSVHSFPKFSVLDPTKTYTLPPQQLANGVVDAFVHTVEQYLTYPVNAPVQDRFAEGILQTLIEIGPRLLTAPEPVYDDRANLMWAATMALNGLIGAGVPQDWATHMIGHELTALHNIDHARTLAIVLPALLNERRVPKREKLLQFGERVWGITTGTDDERITAAIERTRAFFESMGIATRLSGYGLGADTIDTVVAQLEAHGMVQLGEQREVTPAVSRRILEAAL comes from the coding sequence ATGCTGAATTTTGACTTCCATAACCCCACCCACATCGCCTTTGGCAAGGGCCGCGTGGCCGACCTGGCCACGCTGGTTCCCGCCGCAGCCAAGGTGCTGATTTTGGTGGGCGGCGCCAGCGCCGAAAAGACCGGCACGCTCGCAGAGGTGCGCGCCGCGCTGGGTGAGCGCCAGCACGCCACCTTCAGCGGCATCGAGCCCAACCCGAGCTACGAAACCTCGATGAAGGCCGTGGCGCAGATCCGCGAGGGTGGCTTCGACTTTCTGCTGGCCGTGGGCGGCGGCTCGGTGATCGACGCGGTGAAGTTCATCGCCGCCGCCGTGCGCTTTGAGGGCGATGACGCCTGGGCCATCCTCGAAAAGCGCGGCCGCAACATCACGCAGGCCGTGCCGTTCGGCGCGGTGCTTACCCTGCCGGCCACGGGGTCGGAAATGAACAACGGTGGCGTCATCACGCACCGCGGCAAGGGTGCCAAGCTGGCCTTCAGCAGCGTGCACAGCTTCCCGAAGTTCTCGGTGCTCGACCCCACCAAGACCTACACGCTGCCACCGCAGCAGCTGGCCAACGGCGTGGTCGATGCCTTCGTGCACACCGTGGAGCAGTACCTGACCTACCCCGTCAACGCCCCCGTGCAGGACCGTTTTGCCGAAGGCATTTTGCAGACGCTGATCGAGATCGGCCCGCGCCTGCTGACCGCGCCCGAGCCCGTGTACGACGACCGCGCCAACCTCATGTGGGCGGCCACCATGGCGCTCAACGGGCTGATTGGCGCCGGTGTACCGCAAGACTGGGCCACGCACATGATCGGGCACGAACTGACGGCACTGCACAACATCGACCACGCGCGCACCTTGGCCATCGTGCTGCCCGCATTGCTCAACGAACGCCGCGTGCCCAAGCGTGAAAAGCTGCTGCAATTCGGCGAGCGGGTGTGGGGCATCACCACCGGCACTGACGATGAACGCATCACCGCCGCCATCGAGCGCACGCGCGCCTTCTTTGAAAGCATGGGCATCGCCACACGCCTGTCGGGCTACGGCCTGGGCGCGGACACCATCGACACCGTGGTGGCGCAACTCGAAGCGCATGGCATGGTGCAACTGGGCGAGCAGCGCGAGGTGACACCGGCGGTGAGCCGGCGCATCCTCGAAGCCGCGCTGTAA
- a CDS encoding type 1 glutamine amidotransferase domain-containing protein, protein MPKILMVLTSHDQLGNTGAKTGFWLEEFAAPYYVFKDAGADVTLASPQGGQPPLDPKSDDPGAQTDATRRFKADAAAQKQLASTQRLADVNASDYDAVFYPGGHGPLWDLAEDAHSIALIEATLNAGKPVAAVCHAPAVLRHPKGKDGQSVVKGKNVTGFTNTEEAAVGLTDVVPFLVEDMLKANGGHYAKLGDWQPYAITDGLLITGQNPASSEPAAHALLKKLG, encoded by the coding sequence ATGCCAAAGATATTGATGGTTCTCACCTCCCACGACCAGTTGGGCAACACCGGCGCCAAAACCGGCTTCTGGCTGGAAGAGTTTGCCGCGCCGTACTACGTGTTCAAGGACGCGGGCGCAGACGTGACCCTGGCCTCGCCCCAGGGCGGCCAGCCGCCGCTGGACCCCAAGAGCGACGACCCTGGCGCGCAGACCGACGCCACGCGCCGCTTCAAGGCCGACGCCGCCGCGCAAAAGCAGCTGGCCAGCACCCAGCGCCTGGCCGACGTGAATGCCTCCGACTACGACGCCGTGTTCTACCCCGGCGGCCACGGCCCGCTGTGGGACCTGGCCGAAGACGCGCACTCCATCGCGCTGATCGAGGCCACGCTGAACGCCGGCAAGCCCGTGGCCGCCGTGTGCCACGCACCTGCCGTGCTGCGCCACCCCAAGGGCAAGGACGGCCAATCGGTGGTCAAGGGCAAGAACGTGACCGGCTTCACCAACACCGAGGAAGCCGCCGTGGGGTTGACGGATGTGGTGCCGTTTCTGGTGGAAGACATGCTCAAGGCCAATGGCGGCCACTACGCCAAGCTGGGCGACTGGCAGCCCTATGCGATCACCGACGGCCTGCTGATCACGGGGCAAAACCCGGCGTCATCCGAGCCTGCGGCGCATGCGCTGCTCAAGAAGCTGGGCTGA
- a CDS encoding molybdopterin-containing oxidoreductase family protein, which yields MPMSSAANTPRSAPVQVRGACPHDCPDTCALLTTVDNGVATRVQGNPDHPHTDGVLCTKVSRYTERSYHPERILTPLKRSGPKGSGQFTPVGWDEALNDITARLSAIAARNPEAILPYSYAGTMGMVQGESMDRRFFHRLGASQLDRTICASAGAEALVQTLGGKVGMKVEFFAEAQLILIWGSNSIGSNLHFWRYAQQAKRNGARLVCIDPRKTETGDKCHEHIALRPGTDAALALALMHELIAHDWIDHDYIARHTLGWEQLRERALQWPPERAAEVCGVSVEQIRQLAKDYGTTKPAAIRLNYGMQRVRGGGNAVRAVACLPALTGAWRHRAGGLLLSSSGQFPAQRAVLQRPDLMPANTPRTINMSTIGDALLRDASPAFGPKVEAIVVYNSNPVAVAPDSSKVVQGFARSDLFTVVLEHFQTDTADYADFILPATTQLEHWDVHLSYGHTDVLLNRPAIEPLGQARSNAQIFRDLAARMGFTEPCFADSDETLCRQAFGDAVDYALLESQGFATLALPDAPFAEGGFPTPSGKCEFYSARLAAQGLDGLPDHLPNHELQGNSARYPLAMISPPARNFLNSTFVNVQSLRAIEGRPVLELHPDDAQARGIDDGAVVRVFNDRGSYRCHAAVSRRARPGVVNGLGVWWRKLGLDGTNVNQVTSQALTDLGRAPTFYDCLVQVEACSQPEATDTPLKA from the coding sequence ATGCCCATGTCTTCTGCTGCAAATACGCCACGGTCTGCGCCGGTGCAGGTGCGCGGCGCCTGCCCGCATGACTGCCCCGACACCTGCGCCCTGCTGACCACGGTGGACAACGGCGTGGCCACCCGCGTGCAAGGCAACCCCGACCACCCGCACACCGATGGCGTGCTGTGCACCAAGGTGTCCAGGTATACCGAGCGCAGCTACCACCCCGAGCGCATCCTCACGCCCCTCAAGCGCAGCGGCCCCAAGGGCAGCGGGCAGTTCACCCCGGTTGGCTGGGACGAGGCGCTGAACGACATCACGGCACGGCTTTCGGCCATCGCAGCGCGCAACCCCGAGGCCATCCTGCCCTACAGCTACGCGGGCACCATGGGCATGGTGCAGGGCGAGAGCATGGACCGGCGCTTCTTTCACCGCCTGGGTGCGTCGCAGCTCGACCGCACCATCTGCGCATCGGCTGGCGCCGAGGCCCTGGTGCAGACGCTGGGCGGCAAGGTGGGCATGAAGGTGGAGTTTTTTGCCGAGGCGCAGCTCATCCTGATCTGGGGCAGCAATTCGATTGGCAGCAACCTGCATTTCTGGCGCTACGCCCAGCAGGCCAAACGCAACGGAGCGCGGCTGGTGTGCATCGACCCGCGCAAGACCGAAACCGGCGACAAATGCCACGAGCACATTGCGCTGCGCCCCGGCACCGATGCCGCGCTGGCACTGGCGCTGATGCACGAGCTGATCGCCCACGACTGGATCGACCACGACTACATCGCCCGCCACACACTGGGCTGGGAACAACTGCGCGAACGCGCCCTGCAGTGGCCGCCGGAGCGCGCCGCCGAGGTGTGCGGCGTGTCGGTCGAGCAAATCCGCCAGCTCGCCAAGGACTACGGCACCACAAAGCCCGCAGCCATCCGCCTGAACTACGGCATGCAGCGCGTGCGCGGCGGCGGCAACGCCGTGCGCGCTGTCGCCTGCCTGCCCGCGCTGACGGGCGCCTGGCGCCACCGCGCGGGCGGCCTGCTGCTGTCGAGCTCGGGCCAGTTCCCGGCGCAGCGCGCGGTGCTGCAGCGGCCCGACCTGATGCCGGCGAACACACCGCGCACCATCAACATGTCCACCATCGGCGACGCCCTGCTGCGCGACGCCTCGCCAGCCTTCGGCCCAAAGGTCGAGGCCATCGTGGTCTACAACAGCAACCCCGTGGCCGTGGCGCCCGATTCCAGCAAGGTGGTTCAGGGCTTTGCGCGCTCAGACCTGTTCACCGTGGTGCTGGAGCATTTCCAGACCGACACGGCCGACTACGCTGACTTCATCCTGCCCGCCACCACGCAGCTGGAGCACTGGGACGTGCATCTGAGCTACGGCCACACCGACGTGCTGCTCAACCGCCCCGCTATTGAACCCCTGGGCCAGGCCCGCAGCAATGCACAGATCTTCCGCGACCTGGCCGCGCGCATGGGCTTCACCGAGCCCTGTTTTGCCGACAGCGACGAAACCCTGTGCCGCCAGGCCTTCGGCGACGCGGTGGACTACGCGCTGCTCGAATCGCAGGGCTTTGCCACGCTGGCGCTGCCCGATGCACCGTTTGCCGAGGGCGGCTTTCCCACGCCGAGTGGAAAGTGCGAGTTCTACAGCGCCCGCCTGGCCGCGCAGGGTCTGGACGGTCTGCCGGACCACCTGCCCAACCACGAGCTGCAGGGCAACTCGGCCCGCTACCCGCTGGCCATGATCTCGCCGCCCGCGCGCAATTTCTTGAACTCCACCTTCGTCAACGTGCAAAGCCTGCGCGCCATCGAAGGCCGTCCGGTGCTGGAGCTCCATCCCGACGATGCCCAAGCGCGCGGCATCGACGACGGTGCCGTGGTGCGTGTGTTCAATGACCGCGGCAGCTACCGTTGCCACGCGGCGGTATCGCGACGCGCACGCCCCGGCGTGGTCAACGGCCTGGGCGTCTGGTGGCGCAAGCTGGGACTGGACGGCACCAACGTGAACCAGGTCACCAGCCAGGCCCTCACCGACCTGGGCCGGGCGCCGACGTTTTACGACTGCCTGGTGCAGGTCGAGGCCTGCAGCCAGCCGGAGGCGACTGACACCCCGCTCAAGGCTTGA